A single genomic interval of Helicoverpa zea isolate HzStark_Cry1AcR chromosome 19, ilHelZeax1.1, whole genome shotgun sequence harbors:
- the LOC124639732 gene encoding luciferin 4-monooxygenase-like — MEEFSYRNEIIDNYFNEFTSRIVSETGIASDKYHIGKIVLQSLKDDPEFIMQIDGATGESETNGSILRRSIKCATAFKNLGLKTGDVIVIMAPNHLDQAVPFYAAMFLGIATSPIDRTLGVYELKHTLSISKPKMIFCQSQKVQDVQKAVELLGLDAKVVSFDSSPDTITLAEMMEKHGECIAVEDFRATDFDPEETIGYLISTSGTTGLPKSAIVTHKNIATSGIYICSFAKKFPPTRSALLVAPLQWLSSLLSYILSPYYKYTRIQTSNEVTSDHTLELIEKYKPTFMIISPTMMTTLVKAAKKANADLTSFEVLYLGGSAVPRNLVEELRKMVSPTATVVDVYGMSEIGSLTFESACSPIGSSGRPLAHLQYKLVDIDSGEEITEPFKRGELWLKGPGGIKGYYNNPEATAEVLSEDKWFKTGDMMYRDERWNFYFVERIKLLLKYRNYQISPVEVENVILKHPSVQDVAVTSIPDEECGDLPVACVIVRPGAQVTAQEIKDLVKEKLTDTKQLRGGVIFLNELPLTTSTKLHRRKLKEIAFERLKNQVTA, encoded by the exons ATGGAGGAGTTTAGTTAcagaaatgaaataattgataattattttaatgagttCACGTCTCGAATTGTGTCTGAGACCGGTATTGCTAGTGATAAGTACCATATCGGGAAAATTGTGCTGCAGAGTTTAAAAGATGATCCTGAGTTTATTATGCAG ATCGATGGAGCAACAGGAGAATCAGAAACCAACGGCTCAATATTAAGAAGAAGCATCAAGTGCGCGACTGCCTTCAAGAACTTAGGGCTGAAGACTGGTGACGTCATAGTTATCATGGCTCCTAACCACTTGGATCAAGCCGTTCCATTCTACGCTGCTATGTTCCTTGGGATTGCTACTTCTCCCATTGACAGAACTTTAGGAGTTT ATGAATTGAAACACACTTTAAGCATCAGCAAGCCCAAAATGATAttctgtcaaagtcaaaaagtgCAAGATGTCCAAAAAGCTGTTGAACTCTTGGGTCTCGACGCTAAAGTCGTCAGCTTTGATAGCAGTCCTGACACCATCACTTTGGCTGAAATGATGGAGAAGCATGGAGAATGTATAGCCGTTGAGGATTTTAG aGCTACAGACTTCGATCCTGAGGAAACAATAGGATACCTGATATCTACGAGCGGAACCACTGGGCTGCCAAAATCCGCCATTGTTACACATAAGAACATAGCGACCAGCGGAATTTATATATG TTCTTTCGCCAAGAAGTTCCCTCCTACACGTTCTGCGCTTCTGGTGGCTCCTCTGCAATGGCTGTCTTCTCTCCTCAGTTACATTTTATCACCGTATTATAAATATACGAGGATACAGACTTCCAACGAGGTCACTAGCGACCACACACTTGAgttgattgaaaaatataag CCAACTTTCATGATCATCAGTCCAACAATGATGACTACTTTAGTGAAGGCAGCTAAAAAGGCAAACGCAGATCTAACCAGCTTCGAAGTGTTATACCTTGGAGGAAGTGCCGTGCCCAGGAACCTTGTAGAAGAATTAAGG AAAATGGTATCTCCAACGGCAACAGTAGTGGATGTCTACGGAATGAGCGAGATTGGCTCCTTGACATTTGAAAGCGCTTGTTCTCCTATTGGGTCCTCTGGGAGACCGCTCGCACACTTGCAATATAAG ctGGTCGATATAGATTCTGGCGAGGAAATAACAGAACCATTCAAGCGTGGAGAATTGTGGCTTAAAGGACCCGGTGGTATCAAG GGATATTACAACAACCCCGAAGCTACGGCAGAGGTTTTATCCGAAGACAAGTGGTTCAAGACCGGCGACATGATGTACAGGGACGAAAGATGGAACTTCTACTTCGTGGAGCGCATCAAACTCCTGCTTAAGTATAGGAATTATCAG ATATCGCCAGTGGAAGTAGAAAACGTGATTCTGAAGCACCCTAGCGTCCAAGATGTGGCGGTGACCAGTATACCTGACGAGGAGTGTGGAGACCTGCCCGTGGCGTGTGTCATAGTACGCCCAGGGGCTCAGGTTACGGCTCAAGAGATCAAGGACTTGGTTAAAG AAAAACTGACAGACACAAAACAACTAAGGGGCGGAGTGATATTCTTGAATGAGCTACCACTCACCACCTCCACCAAGTTGCACAGAAGGAAGCTCAAGGAAATTGCTTTCGAAAGACTGAAAAATCAAGTGACAGCATag